ATGGCGAAGGCGCAGGTGCCGCGGTCGATCAAGGCCACCTTGCCGGCCACGGCCGCCGCATTGACGAACGGGGTTTCGCAACCGTCGCTGGCCGAGGCAGCGGCCACGCCGTCATCCACCGTCACCACCGAACGCGCCGGGAAATTGCCGGCGCTGGCCAGCGGCCCGAAGCTGGCAAAGCCCACTTCGAACTTGCCGGCCGCACCGGCGGGCGCGCTCACCTGCAGCAGCGTGCGCGGATCCAGGATCAACGCCGCCTCGCGGTTGACGCGCGTACCGGCCCACACCGTCCGCCCGGGCGTGCGCATGGCTTCGGCACGCAGCGCATTGGTCATGGTGGGGTCGTCGAAACGCTTGTTCTGCACGTTGTCGAAGGCCTGCGCGGTATAGACGTCGGTCAGGCCGGAGCCCGAGCCGAGCACACCGGTGGTCTTGTTGAGGAAGCCCGCCGCGCCCAGTCCATGGCCGATCTCGTGCATCACCACGTTGAGGAAGTTGATCTGGCCCTCGGGCGTCTTGCCGTCCAGGCCCAGGTACCAGCCCGACCCGGCCAGGCAGTCGTCCTTGCCCAGGTCGCCGTTGAATTGCGAAAACACGTCGGCCGGATCGGCCGGGTCGGGTACCAGATCCTGCCCGGCGATCGCATCGCCCAGCGCGGATGGGTACAAGGTATTGGCCTTGGCACCGGGGAAATTGTTGACGATCCAGTTCGGGCCGGCCTGGCCCAGGGTGCCGCCGGTGGCGGTACAGGTCAGCCGCGCGAACGAGGCGTACACCTTGATCTCGACACTGCTCTGCAGCACCGCGCCCCACATGTCCATGGCGTACTGGTAGGCGATGCGTCGCTGCTCACCCACCGACCGGCCGGGGTTGCCACCCAGCGGTGCAGCGGCGGTGGGGTCGTTCAAGCCGACATTGGTGCCGGCATCGCCATTGATCAGGGTGACGTTGGCGGCCGAGGCGTGCAGCGGCGACAGCGCGGCGGCGATGCCCAGGGACAACAGCAACAGGGGCTTATTCATGCGGCAGCGCTCCGTGCTCGGCGTGGGCAGGTGGGGTGGTGGCGTCCTCGCTGTGCTCGATCACCAGGCGGCCATCGGCCTGCCGGGTCGCAACCAGGGAGCTCATCTGGGTGGCCGGCAACTTGCGCGCGATGGTGCCGTTGGGCAGGCGACGCTCGGTGGCCAGGGCGGCCGCCTCGGTCTGCGGGACTGCACTGCGTTGGGCGCTGCGCGCAGCCGGGGCTGCGGCGGCCTGCCGGTCCAGCGCGGCACTTTCTTCGGCGGTCAGCGCACGCAACTTGCCGGTGACCGGGTCGATACCGACCTTGGAGCTGCTGGTTCCTGCATCCTGGGCTGCGGCAAGTGCCGGCAGGCAGGCAAGACACAACACACCGGACAGCATCCATCCGGGCTTGCGAAAGCTCATCATCGTTGGGGTTTCCTTGGGTCCAACAGGGGAAATACGCCGCACTGACACCGGCGCTCGGGGCAATCCTTCATTTCCAGTCTGTTCATGACTGAATCATGAATCCGTGATGCGCGTCAACTTTTTGACACATGGGCCCATGAATGCGAAGTCATTGCCTGAAATAGTCATGTCTGCGCTTGCATTGTGCGCGGGATGCCGAATTGGCCTGAGTGCTCTGCCTGTTCCGAGCTCCGAGGGATGCGATCGGATTGCTTACGGCAGGTGGAGAGGGCTAGCTGGCGCACGAGGTGCGAGTGCTTAGCGTTGTCATGCCCCCACAGGTGTTGGCTTCCGCGTTTTCGACGGGCCTGACCTGAAGGGCGTACGGCAGACGGAGATGCCGCGTTGCAGGTGCTGCCGGGAGTTGGCGTGGCATCGCCCAGACAGGCGCGGCGACATCGCACACGCCATCGGATGCGCTGCAGGTTGGTCGGCGCGAACGCGCGCTGCTGCCATCGCTACCAAATTGGAGAGCGGAGTGGTTTCGTAAGGAGTTGCAGTCACCGCGCCTCGCGCGGATGCGCAGCTCGCAGGCGGACGTGCAGCGAGTGCAGGTGCTACGTGGCGTAAACCGCAGGGGCCACATCGCCGCGCGTGCAGCACAACGTTAGTCGCTTGGTCAGGCGCGGCAGACGGTTTGCGTTTCGCGTTTCGATGGCAGGCGCTGAGACCGCTCGTGCTGCAGTGTGCACGCCACTACCATTGGCCTCCCGTCCTCCACGCCATCGGCGTGACGCCCTCAGGTTGCCCATGCACGCCGTCATCTATCACAACCCTGCCTGCGGCACCTCGCGCAACACGCTGGCCTTGATCCGCCATGTCGGCATCGAACCGCAGATCATCGAGTACCTGCGCGACCCGCCAACGCGCGCGACCTTGCAGGCACTGATTGCCGAGGCCGGCCTGTCGGTGCGCGATGCGCTTCGCCAGAAGGGCACGCCCTATCTGGAACTCGGGCTGGATGACCCCGCGCTGGACGATGCCGCCTTGCTGAGCGCGATGCTGGCGCATCCGATCCTGATCAACCGCCCGTTCGTGCGCACCGATCGCGGAGTGCGGCTGTGCCGGCCGTCCGAGCAGGTGCTGGAACTGCTGCCGGCGGCGACCAGCGGCTTCATCAAGGAAGACGGCGAACGTGTGCTCGACGAGGCCGGGCGCCGCGTTAGTCAGTGAGGTCATGCGGGCAACGCGCTAGGACCCAGCAGCATCGCCTGCCGATGACACCGCTGCGGTCGTGGCCGCGTGCGCAACGGCGCCGCCACGCACCCGACAGCGCAGGGTTTGCGCCTCCGGGAGCCGTTCCGGTTCCGCAGTAGCGCAGCCACTGCGCACCGGTGCTGGCTGGGGTGGGTCTGTCGGGCTAGGTTTGCTCACCTCACACCACGCGCCACGCTCTACCATCGGCGCATCGTTGATTGGAGCACCCGCATGATTCGCGAAATTATCCGCATGGGCGACAAGCGCCTGCTGCGCGTGGCGCCGCCGGTCACCAACCTGGGCAGTGACGAGTTGCACGCGTTGGTGGCCGATATGTTTGAAACCATGGATGCCGCGCGCGGTGTCGGGCTGGCCGCACCGCAGATCGCGGTGGACCTGCAATTGATGGTGTTCGGTTTCGAGGCCAGCGAGCGCTATCCCGAAGCACCGGCAGTGCCACGCACCGCCTTGGCCAACGTGCAGATCGAACCGCTGTCCGATGAGATGGAAAACGGCTGGGAAGGGTGCCTGTCGATCCCCGGCCTGCGCGCGGTCATTCCTCGCCACCGCGTCATCCGCTATTCCGGCTTTGCCCCGGACGGCACGCCCATCGAGCGCGAGGCCGAAGGCTTCCATGCACGCGTGGTGCAGCACGAATACGACCATCTGGTTGGCCGCCTGTATCCCTCGCGCATCGAAAACTTCGACACCTTCGGCTTCGAAGACGTGCTGTCCTACGACCTGTAGTGCGACGCCCACAGCGCAGGCGTCGCGGCGCAACGCGCATAAGGAAAAGGGCGCCCTCAAGGCGCCCTTTTTTCATCCAGCCTCATGACAGCGCCCTCATCCGGGCGCCGTGGTTGGCTTACTTCAACGCCTTGAAGCGCAGGCGCTTGGGACCGGCGTCATCGCCCATGCGGCGACGCTTGTCTTCTTCGTACTCACGGTAGTTGCCCTGGAAGAACTCCACGTGCGACTCGCCTTCGAACGACAGGATGTGCGTGGCGATACGGTCGAGGAACCAACGGTCATGCGAGATCACGAAGGTGTTGCCCGGGAACTCCAGCAACGCATCTTCCAGCGCACGCAAGGTTTCGATGTCCAGGTCGTTGGACGGTTCGTCGAGCAGCAGCACGTTGCCACCCTGCAGCAGGGTCTTGGCCATGTGCAGGCGACCACGCTCACCACCGGACAGCGAGCCGACCATCTTCTGCTGGTCCTGCCCCTTGAAGTTGAAGCGGCCGATGTAGGCGCGCGACTGGATCTCCACGCCATTGATGTTGAGGATGTCCAGGCCGCCAGCGATTTCCTGGAACACGTTGTGGTTGCCCTCGAGCTTGTCGCGGCTCTGGTCCACGTACGACAGCTGCACGGTCGGGCCCATCACGATCTCGCCAGAATCCGGCTTTTCCGCACCGGTGATCATCTTGAACAGGGTCGACTTACCGGCACCGTTGGGGCCGATGATGCCCACGATGGCGCCCGGCGGCACGATCATCGACAGGTTGTCGATCAGCAGGCGGTCGCCGAACTTCTTGGAGACGTTCTTGAACTCCATCACCGAGTTGCCCAGGCGCTCGCCCGGCGGGATGAAGATTTCATTGGTCTCGTTACGGCGCTGGTAATCCACCGACTGCAGCTCTTCCAGGCGGGCCAGACGCGCCTTGCCCTTGGTGCGGCCACCCTTGGCGTTCTGCCGCGACCATTCCAGTTCCTTCTGGATCGCCTTCTGGCGTGACTTTTCCTGGTTGTCTTCCTGCTTGAGGCGCTCGTCCTTCTGGGTCAGCCACTCGGTGTAGTTGCCCTTCCACGGAATGCCGCGGCCGCGGTCCAGTTCCAGGATCCACTCGGCAGCGTTGTCGAGGAAGTAGCGATCATGCGTGACCGCCACCACGGTGCCGGTGTAGCGCGCCAGGAACTGCTCCAGCCACTCCACCGACTCGGCGTCCAAGTGGTTGGTCGGTTCGTCGAGCAGCAGCATGTCCGGCTTCTGCAGCAACAGGCGGCACAGCGCCACGCGGCGCTTTTCACCACCGGACAACTTGCCGACGATGGCGTCCCACGGCGGCAGGCGCAGCGCATCGGCGGCCACGTCCAGCTGGTTTTCCAGGGTGTGTGCATCGCCGGCGGCCAGGATGGCCTCCAGGCGCTCCTGTTCCTTGGCCAGCGCATCGAAATCGGCGCCTTCTTCGGCGTACGCCAGATAGACCGCATCCAGCGCGGCCTGGGCCTGCAGCACGTCGCCCACGCCTTCTTCCACCGCCTCGCGCACGGTGTGCTCGGGGTTGAGCTGCGGCTCCTGGGCCAGGTAGCCGACCTTGATGCCGGCCTGCGGGCGGGCTTCGCCCTCAAAGTCGGTATCCACGCCGGCCATGATCTTCAGCACCGTGGATTTGCCGGCGCCGTTCAGGCCGAGCAGGCCGATCTTGGCGCCGGGGAAGAAGCTCAGCGAGATGTCCTTGATGATCTGCCGCTTGGGCGGGACCACCTTGCTGACGCGGTTCATGGTGTAAATGTATTGCGACATGGGGACTCCGTGGACGCAGGCAGCCCGCCGGCCGAGGCCGGAGGCAGCGGAAAAGGGATTGCGCCGATTATACCGGCAAGTATTCACCTCCGCCGGACCGCAGATGCGGCTAAACGGCAGCTTACTTCCCACCTGAATGGGTGTTTTCGTAACCGATTCCAGCAAGAAAGCGTTAAGCCGGGCAGCCTCTTAATGCAATTGCGACATCGCACACAGGAGCAATCCCATGAACCGCAAACGCATCGTCACCGTTGTGCTTTCCTCCATCTTGGCGCTGGGCTTCGCTGCACCGGCCGCATTTGCCGGGGATTGGGACCGCGACCACGACCGCCGTGGGCATGACCGCGACCGCGACCATCGGCGCGACTACGACCGTCACGACAACCGCAACTGGCAGGCCCAGCAGCGCTGGGATGACCGCCGTCGCCGCGATGACCGCCGCGAGTGGCGCCAGGACCGCCGCGTCTACAACAATGGCTACCGCGAGGGTTACCAGGACGCGCGCTACCGCGACCGCTACAACGATCGCCGCGTCTACACCTACCAGCCCGTCCGCCCGGCCTATTACGGCGGCCCGCGCTATGTGCGTGGCGGCTATTACAACGGCCCGGTGTATGTGATCAACGATTACGACCGTCACCACCTGCGTCGCCCGCCGTATGGCTATCGCTGGCAGCGCGACAACACCGGCAACTTCCTGCTGGTGGCGATCGCAACCGGTGTGATCGCCGATCTGGTGCTCAACAACTGAGCCCCTAGCTGGCAGCGCCCGACCGGGCAGCCCGGTCAGGCCACAGGCATCACATGGGCGCACTTCGGTGCGCCCATGGCGTTTGTGGGTCCCGTTCCTGGGCCCCGGTGTGCTGCGTCGCAAGGCCAGTCTGGTCGATTGGTCACCCGTTCCCCGGAGGCTTACAATCGGCGGTCTTACTGGCCACAGCTGCCCCCCGGAGCTTCTGCATGTTCTCGCGCGACGTCCGACTGGAAACCTACGACCCCGAACTGGCCAAGGCCATTGCCGCTGAAGCCGGCCGCCAGGAGGATCACGTCGAGCTGATCGCCAGCGAGAACTACTGCAGCCCGCTGGTGATGGAAGCCCAGGGCAGCCAGCTGACCAACAAGTACGCCGAAGGCTACCCGGGCAAGCGCTACTACGGCGGTTGCGAGTTCGTCGACATTGCCGAGCAATTGGCCATTGACCGCATCAAGCAGGTGTTCGGTGCGGACTACGCCAACGTGCAGCCGCACAGTGGCTCGCAGGCCAACCAGGCGGTGTACCTCGCGCTGCTGCAGCCGGGCGACACCATCCTGGGCATGAGCCTGGCCCATGGCGGCCACCTCACCCACGGCGCCAAGGTCAATGCCTCGGGCAAGCTGTTCAACGCCGTGCAGTACGGCGTGAACGAGCAGGGCCTGATCGATTACGACGAGGTGCAGCGCCTGGCCACCGAGCACAAGCCGAAGATGGTCATTGCCGGCTTCTCGGCGTATTCGCAGAAGATCGACTGGGCGCGCTTCCGCGCCATTGCCGACAGCGTCGGTGCGTATCTGTTCGTGGACATGGCGCACGTGGCCGGCCTGGTGGCCGCCGGTGTGTACCCCAGCCCGATGGACCATGCGCACGTGGTCACCTCGACCACGCACAAGACCCTGCGTGGCCCGCGTGGCGGCATCATCCTGGCCAAGGGCGCGGGCGAGGACCTGGTCAAGAAGCTGCAGTCGATCGTGTTCCCCGGCATCCAGGGTGGCCCGCTGATGCACGTGATCGCGGCCAAGGCGGTTGCGTTCAAGGAAGCACTGGAGCCGGAGTTCAAGACCTACCAGCAGCAGGTGGTCAAGAACGCGCAGGCGATGGCGAACACGCTGATCGCGCGCGGCTACAAGATCGTCTCCGGTGGCACCGAGAACCACCTGATGCTGGTGGACATGATCGGCCGCGATGTCTCGGGCAAGGACGCAGAAGCCGCGCTCGGCAAAGCGCACATCACCGTCAACAAGAACTCGGTGCCCAACGACCCGCGCTCTCCCTTTGTTACCTCGGGCCTGCGCCTGGGCACCCCGGCCATTACCACCCGCGGTTACCAGGAACAGGACTGCGTGGACCTGGCCAACTGGATCGCCGACGTGCTGGACGCCCCGGCCGACGACGCCGTGCTGGCCAAGGTGCGCGATGCAGTGACCGCGCAGTGCAAGAAATATCCTGTGTATGGCTGATGCGGAAATCGGGAATGGAGAGACGGGAATGGTAAAAGCAACGCTGCGATAGCCCCGCTGTTCCGATTCCCTATTCCCCTCTCCCTATTCCCGGACGTCTGATGCATTGCCCCTTCTGCCAGCACAATGACACCCGCGTGATCGATTCGCGCGTGTCCGAAGACGGGACGACGATCCGTCGGCGTCGCGAATGCGAGGCGTGCGGCGAGCGTTTCAGCACCCTGGAAACCATCGAGCTGAAGTTGCCGACGGTGGTCAAGAGCGATGGCGGGCGCGAGGCATTCGATGCGCGCAAGTTGCGCACCAGCTTCGACCGCGCGCTGCAAAAGCGGCCGGTGTCCGAAGAACAGATCGAAGCGGCGGTGCGTGCGGTGGTGCACCAGCTGCGGATGTCCGGCGAGCGCGAAGTCGGCTCGCTGCGGGTAGGCGAATACGTGATGGTGGAGCTGCGCAAGCTCGACCATGTCGGCTATGTGCGCTTCGCCTCGGTGTACCGCAGTTTCCAGGACGTGGCCGATTTCCGCGAAGAGATCGAAAAGCTCGAACGCGAACTCCCGGTCGGCAGCGAGCAGCTGCCATTGCTGGAAGCAGCCCTGGAACGCGCCGGCAAGCCCGGCAAGCGTTGAGCGTGATGCGCATCGCGTGCGTTGCCGACACGCCGGACCTCCTGCCTGTCATTGCGCAGGCACATCTCCAGGCCTTCGGCGCCTTGCTGCCGGACTGGAATTTTGATCAGGCATTGGAAGAACTGCAGAGCCACGACCGCGACGGGGTGATTCCCACCACGTGGGTGGCACTGGATGACACGCAGTGGCTCGGCTCGGTGAGCCTGCTGGAGAACGACGATGCGCGCATCCGGCAATGGTCGCCGTGGCTGGCGTCGCTGTACGTGCAGCCGCAGGCGCGCGGGCAGGGCATCGGTGAGGCACTGGTGACGCATTGCGTGCAGGCCGCCGCGCATCTGGGCGTGGCGGCGTTGTATCTGTACTGCCAGCCCGCACTGGTGCCGTACTACCAGCGCCTGGGCTGGCAGGCGCATGCCGAATTGTTGCTGGGGCCACTGCAGATCGTAGTGATGCAGATCGAACCGGCAGTAGTGCGGTGAGCGTGAGCGCAGACAACCACCGCTGGATGGCACAGGCACTGCGCCTGGCCGAGCGCGGCGCTTACACCACCCGTCCCAATCCGATGGTGGGCTGCGTGATCGTGCGCGATGGCGCGTGCGTGGGCGAGGGGTTTCATCAGCGTGCCGGCGGCCCGCATGCAGAAGTGTTCGCGCTGCGTGCGGCGGGCGAACAGGCGCGGGGTGCAACGGCGTATGTGACCCTGGAGCCCTGCGCGCATTACGGGCGCACGCCGCCGTGTGCGCTGGCCTTGATCGCGGCCGGCGTCACACGCGTGGTCGCGGCGATGGCGGACCCGTTTCCGCAGGTCAATGGTGGTGGCTTCACCTTGCTGCGCGATGCAGGGATCCAGGTGCACAGCGGGGTGATGGAAGCGCAGGCACGCGCGCTCAACCAGGGCTTTCTGTCGCGCGTGGAGCGTGGCCGCCCATGGGTGCGGGTCAAACTCGGTGCCAGCCTGGATGGGCGCACCGCGATGGCCAGCGGCGAATCGAAGTGGATCACCGGCGCCGATGCGCGCGCGGATGTGCAGCGCTGGCGCGCACGTGCCGGCGTGATCCTGACCGGTGCCGGCACGGTGCTGGCCGATGACCCATCGATGACGGTGCGGCTGGGCGAGGACACGCCGTGCGTGCCGCCGCTGCGGGTGGTGCT
The nucleotide sequence above comes from Xanthomonas campestris pv. campestris str. ATCC 33913. Encoded proteins:
- the arsC gene encoding arsenate reductase (glutaredoxin) (This arsenate reductase requires both glutathione and glutaredoxin to convert arsenate to arsenite, after which the efflux transporter formed by ArsA and ArsB can extrude the arsenite from the cell, providing resistance.), with translation MHAVIYHNPACGTSRNTLALIRHVGIEPQIIEYLRDPPTRATLQALIAEAGLSVRDALRQKGTPYLELGLDDPALDDAALLSAMLAHPILINRPFVRTDRGVRLCRPSEQVLELLPAATSGFIKEDGERVLDEAGRRVSQ
- a CDS encoding post-PEP-CTERM-1 domain-containing protein, whose protein sequence is MMSFRKPGWMLSGVLCLACLPALAAAQDAGTSSSKVGIDPVTGKLRALTAEESAALDRQAAAAPAARSAQRSAVPQTEAAALATERRLPNGTIARKLPATQMSSLVATRQADGRLVIEHSEDATTPPAHAEHGALPHE
- the nrdR gene encoding transcriptional regulator NrdR yields the protein MHCPFCQHNDTRVIDSRVSEDGTTIRRRRECEACGERFSTLETIELKLPTVVKSDGGREAFDARKLRTSFDRALQKRPVSEEQIEAAVRAVVHQLRMSGEREVGSLRVGEYVMVELRKLDHVGYVRFASVYRSFQDVADFREEIEKLERELPVGSEQLPLLEAALERAGKPGKR
- a CDS encoding PA domain-containing protein, whose amino-acid sequence is MNKPLLLLSLGIAAALSPLHASAANVTLINGDAGTNVGLNDPTAAAPLGGNPGRSVGEQRRIAYQYAMDMWGAVLQSSVEIKVYASFARLTCTATGGTLGQAGPNWIVNNFPGAKANTLYPSALGDAIAGQDLVPDPADPADVFSQFNGDLGKDDCLAGSGWYLGLDGKTPEGQINFLNVVMHEIGHGLGAAGFLNKTTGVLGSGSGLTDVYTAQAFDNVQNKRFDDPTMTNALRAEAMRTPGRTVWAGTRVNREAALILDPRTLLQVSAPAGAAGKFEVGFASFGPLASAGNFPARSVVTVDDGVAAASASDGCETPFVNAAAVAGKVALIDRGTCAFAIKVKNAQLNGAVGVIVANNAAGVQTMGNAAPPITDITIPAIMVSQADGARLKGSAAVVAGLYEDPELLQGTDSQGRTRLYAPSVVAGGSTFSHFDTDLQPNALMEPFDTPEVQAQLNIDLTPAMFADIGWTLNRGLTKLGSCSTLVPTVETGGLIPGANIQAESSLCKTQNAGNRLGYLTCMDEHVRGLQDQGAISRLQQASVFVCATKMRP
- a CDS encoding RcnB family protein, with protein sequence MNRKRIVTVVLSSILALGFAAPAAFAGDWDRDHDRRGHDRDRDHRRDYDRHDNRNWQAQQRWDDRRRRDDRREWRQDRRVYNNGYREGYQDARYRDRYNDRRVYTYQPVRPAYYGGPRYVRGGYYNGPVYVINDYDRHHLRRPPYGYRWQRDNTGNFLLVAIATGVIADLVLNN
- the ettA gene encoding energy-dependent translational throttle protein EttA, which translates into the protein MSQYIYTMNRVSKVVPPKRQIIKDISLSFFPGAKIGLLGLNGAGKSTVLKIMAGVDTDFEGEARPQAGIKVGYLAQEPQLNPEHTVREAVEEGVGDVLQAQAALDAVYLAYAEEGADFDALAKEQERLEAILAAGDAHTLENQLDVAADALRLPPWDAIVGKLSGGEKRRVALCRLLLQKPDMLLLDEPTNHLDAESVEWLEQFLARYTGTVVAVTHDRYFLDNAAEWILELDRGRGIPWKGNYTEWLTQKDERLKQEDNQEKSRQKAIQKELEWSRQNAKGGRTKGKARLARLEELQSVDYQRRNETNEIFIPPGERLGNSVMEFKNVSKKFGDRLLIDNLSMIVPPGAIVGIIGPNGAGKSTLFKMITGAEKPDSGEIVMGPTVQLSYVDQSRDKLEGNHNVFQEIAGGLDILNINGVEIQSRAYIGRFNFKGQDQQKMVGSLSGGERGRLHMAKTLLQGGNVLLLDEPSNDLDIETLRALEDALLEFPGNTFVISHDRWFLDRIATHILSFEGESHVEFFQGNYREYEEDKRRRMGDDAGPKRLRFKALK
- the def gene encoding peptide deformylase — protein: MIREIIRMGDKRLLRVAPPVTNLGSDELHALVADMFETMDAARGVGLAAPQIAVDLQLMVFGFEASERYPEAPAVPRTALANVQIEPLSDEMENGWEGCLSIPGLRAVIPRHRVIRYSGFAPDGTPIEREAEGFHARVVQHEYDHLVGRLYPSRIENFDTFGFEDVLSYDL
- the ribD gene encoding bifunctional diaminohydroxyphosphoribosylaminopyrimidine deaminase/5-amino-6-(5-phosphoribosylamino)uracil reductase RibD, giving the protein MAQALRLAERGAYTTRPNPMVGCVIVRDGACVGEGFHQRAGGPHAEVFALRAAGEQARGATAYVTLEPCAHYGRTPPCALALIAAGVTRVVAAMADPFPQVNGGGFTLLRDAGIQVHSGVMEAQARALNQGFLSRVERGRPWVRVKLGASLDGRTAMASGESKWITGADARADVQRWRARAGVILTGAGTVLADDPSMTVRLGEDTPCVPPLRVVLDAGLRTLACANIRQGDAPTLYLHGADVTAPAFDGAEFAAMPLHAGRFDLAAVLASLAERGINEVHVEAGATLSGALLQAGLVDELLVYMAPVLLGETARPLLAGLGIDTMAQRHALQLLDVRHIGQDLRLRYAPVATA
- a CDS encoding GNAT family N-acetyltransferase, with amino-acid sequence MSVMRIACVADTPDLLPVIAQAHLQAFGALLPDWNFDQALEELQSHDRDGVIPTTWVALDDTQWLGSVSLLENDDARIRQWSPWLASLYVQPQARGQGIGEALVTHCVQAAAHLGVAALYLYCQPALVPYYQRLGWQAHAELLLGPLQIVVMQIEPAVVR
- the glyA gene encoding serine hydroxymethyltransferase, with translation MFSRDVRLETYDPELAKAIAAEAGRQEDHVELIASENYCSPLVMEAQGSQLTNKYAEGYPGKRYYGGCEFVDIAEQLAIDRIKQVFGADYANVQPHSGSQANQAVYLALLQPGDTILGMSLAHGGHLTHGAKVNASGKLFNAVQYGVNEQGLIDYDEVQRLATEHKPKMVIAGFSAYSQKIDWARFRAIADSVGAYLFVDMAHVAGLVAAGVYPSPMDHAHVVTSTTHKTLRGPRGGIILAKGAGEDLVKKLQSIVFPGIQGGPLMHVIAAKAVAFKEALEPEFKTYQQQVVKNAQAMANTLIARGYKIVSGGTENHLMLVDMIGRDVSGKDAEAALGKAHITVNKNSVPNDPRSPFVTSGLRLGTPAITTRGYQEQDCVDLANWIADVLDAPADDAVLAKVRDAVTAQCKKYPVYG